In one Arenibacter antarcticus genomic region, the following are encoded:
- a CDS encoding phospholipase D family protein codes for MYFNQAICDVYIGTGAGKKLMEDIGNAKRSVKIVSPFLSPFLVRKLIDLHYKEIEVQLITVDTIEDFYGDRQKNIHQLIFQDRTIDKEAEAQRLKWRKRKQLLFLILTFLILALIATAILIQERMVLWGFIPLLPVCFLIRYYTSRIRNAKIYHYSYSQLFPFKVFTTPESNSYSHPFIHGKIYLIDDEIAYLGSLNFTNNGTRNNYETRIRMVDRKAVKELVAEFETLFHNEIYLEKELSEWGRELYVEPGN; via the coding sequence ATGTATTTTAATCAGGCCATCTGCGATGTATATATCGGAACTGGAGCCGGAAAAAAATTGATGGAAGATATTGGGAATGCCAAGCGTTCCGTTAAGATCGTTTCCCCATTTCTTTCTCCCTTTTTGGTACGAAAGTTGATCGACCTTCACTACAAGGAAATTGAGGTGCAGCTGATAACCGTAGATACGATTGAAGATTTTTATGGGGATAGACAAAAGAATATACACCAACTTATCTTTCAGGATAGAACGATCGACAAGGAGGCAGAAGCCCAACGATTAAAATGGCGCAAAAGGAAACAACTTCTTTTCCTTATTTTGACCTTTTTGATTCTGGCACTAATTGCAACTGCAATTCTGATTCAGGAGCGGATGGTTTTATGGGGGTTTATACCGTTACTTCCAGTATGCTTCTTAATTCGGTATTATACCTCGAGAATTAGAAACGCCAAAATCTACCATTATTCCTATAGTCAGTTATTTCCCTTCAAGGTTTTTACTACTCCAGAAAGCAACTCCTATTCACATCCTTTTATCCACGGCAAGATATACTTGATCGATGATGAGATCGCTTATTTGGGCTCACTGAACTTCACTAACAATGGTACGCGAAACAACTACGAAACCCGAATCCGTATGGTTGATCGGAAAGCAGTAAAAGAGCTGGTTGCTGAATTTGAGACTCTGTTCCATAATGAAATCTACTTAGAAAAGGAGTTGTCCGAATGGGGGAGGGAGCTTTATGTTGAGCCAGGGAATTGA